CATCTCCGAGGTGGACAAAGGCATCATGGTAGAAAAGCTCGCATCCAGTGATGCCAATCCCATCACGGGGGCGTTCGCTTTTGAGGTCAGATGCGCGCACGTCATCGAAAAAGGCGAGGTCAAGGGGACCATCGACCATGCACTGCTCACAGGAAATATGTATGATGCTCTTAGGTCGGTAAGGGACGTCGCGAACGATGCCACGGTCTCAAGGTACTGCATCCTGCCATCTATTTCGTTCGACGGGTTCGAGCTGGTCGGGCAGTAAGAGCGCGCAAGTGCGCCTTTATCTACGCTCTCGTCAATAGATGAGCGGTGAAAGATTGAGGGCTGAGATGCTGCCGCTCGGCGAGGGGAAGGTGCTGCACCTGCTACCGAAAGGAACGACGACGAGGACGGCCCAGGCCTTGGCCTCTTCCATCAATATGGTCAGGGCGATAGGCGTCAAAGCTCCATTCGTTCATGCAGTGATGAACAGAGAGGACAGGACCGGGCTTGTGCTGGACATGCCGGAAGGGGTACTTTATTCCGAATGGCTCAGGTCCAGCCCGAGCCATTGGGACCGGATGGTCTCCCTGTTCGCGCACGAGGCCCACGAGATGCATCTTTACATGGCACCTGAGCTGAGGAACGTCAAGGACCTTTTGAGGATGCCTTCGGCCCCCTCTGGTCTTACGGATGATGAGATCGAAAGATTGAAGGGACTGGTCCGGTCCCTACCAGATGGAGAGAGCGTGTGCAATTGGAACTACATACCACAGAACGTTGTGGTCAGTTATGACGGGCCAATGACCATGGTCTGGGACAAGGTCAGGTGCGGGCCATATCTTGCTGATGTGGCGAGGACCATTGTCCTGCTAAAGATGGGCGGCGAGGATGTGCTCGCAGACTCCTTCAGGAAGGAGTACATGAAGATATGCGGACGTCCCGATGAAGAGCTGGATTCTTGGGTGGCCATAGTGGCCGCGGACATGATGGCCGATGCCAATGGACCGGAAATGGTGCTTCTTGGCAGGACGGTCCGAAGGTATCTTGACGGTCTTTAGGACCTGTCCAGTGTGATCTCGGTCTTATCTGCGATCCCCTCAAGCCTCTCAATGTTCGAAATGACCTTCCCTATCGGGGTGACCGGGCCATACGCCTCTGGGGCCTCTCCCCTGCTGAAAGGCGTCCTACCGAAGAAGATACAGAAAGCGTTCCCCTCAGGCCAGAACGCCACCTCTCCTACGTCCATGACCTTCTTTCCATTCTCCAGGGGGTGGTCGACCGGGACCGGGAAATAGATCTCACCTCCCCAGACATTGACCTCCCTTGTCAATGGCAATGACAGGTAGACAGCATTGGCGGTGTCGGTCTCATTGAGCTCGATATCAAATCTTTCGTACCTCGTCCGCATCACGATCCTCGTCAAGGCATCATCTCCAGGGTTAAATGTATCAAGGGATTGATAACCATGCTTCATCAATAATGGTCGGTCTCCCTGTCGAACCTGCGGCCTATCGACCTGACGAAAGCGTCGTTGTCAGAGGTGTCGAATAATATCCTGGTCATCCTCCTTTTCTTGCCAGTGGTCGAAGAGGTTCCCTTGAGCTCCAGCAATATAAGGTCCTTGGTCCTGCCATTGACATATATGGTGTTGTTGCCTATGAAGTGCAGGCCGTAGCTCCAGGGACCGTTCTTTACCCTCGTCATTGAAATTATATCGCTCAGGTCTATCCTGTTCCTGTAATACCATCCCTGTCTCAGCACGATGTAGGTCTCATGGACCTCATGTGATGTCAGCAAGGGAGAGAGGCCGAAAACCACAGTGATCGGCACAAGTATCGAGAATATTATTAAAAAAGCCTCCAACAGCTCCTCCTGCGGCACGAGAAGGAACATGAGACACCCCACGAGGACATTCATAAGGATGAGGAACAAAAATATCGATCTTATTGCCTTTTTTTCATAAGGGAACCTCTGCCTTATCATGTGGAGGACCTTCTCAGGAAAGGAAAACAAGATCATTGACCAGAAGGTCACTTCTTCGCTGATGTCCTTTTTCTGGTCTTGGCGGCCGACCTCTTTGTCCCAGGCTTTTTCACCGGCTTTTTCTTAGGGGCGGCCTCGGCGGCCTTCTTTTCAGCGGGCGGCTGGAACTCGAACAGGGAGCGTATGTTCTTGCCAACGACCTCGATCTCGCTCTCGGCCTCCTCCTTCTCAAGCTTCTGGAGCTTCTTCATCCCGGACTTCGCGTCCTTCATCCACTCCTTGGCGAACTTACCTTCCTGTATCTCTTTGAGCATCAGGGCCATCTCCTTTCGGGTCTCATCTGTGATCAGCCTTGACCTCCTGGAAAGCCCTCCGTACTCCGCTGTGTTGGACACATTGGTCCACATGTGCATCATACCGCCCCTCTGGAAGAGGTCAACGATGAGCTTCAGCTCGTGAAGGCACTCGAAATATGCGATCTCGGGCTGGTAGCCGTTCTTGACCAACGTCTCAAAGCCCGCCTCGACCAGCGCAGTGACCCCTCCGCAAAGCACTGCCTGTTCGCCGAAAAGGTCCGACGTCGCCTCTTCGGTAAAGGTCGTCTCGATCACTCCCGCCTTGGTCGCACCGATCCCCTTGGCGAGCGCCAACGCGATCTCCTTCGCCTTCCCAGTATGGTCATGCTCTACCGCTATCAGTGCTGGGACGCCGAACCCTTCGACAAATGTCTGCCTCACCATGGGGCCTGGCGATTTCGGTGCCATCATTATTACATCCACGTTCTTTGGGGGCTTGATCTCTTTAAAGACGATGCTGAAGCCGTGTGCGAAATCGAGCGCGGCGCCTGGCTTGAGGTTCGGGGCGATCTCGGTCTTATAGACCTCTCCCTGTACCTCATCTGGTAGAAGGATCATCACTACGTCCGCATCCTTCACGGCATCGGCCACCGCAGCGACCTTCATGCCGTTCTTCTTAGCCTCATCCCATGACCTGCCGCCCTTGCGGAGACCGACGACAACATCCAGGCCAGAATCCTTAAGGCACATCGATTGCGCCTTTCCCTGGCTTCCGAAACCGATTACTGCGATCTTCTTGCCTTTCAGGACCTTAAGGTCAGCGTCAGAATCGTGGTATATCTTTGCCATTTTTTCACCTATAGGAAGTATATGACATGGACCGACATGCTATCATGATCCCGATATTTACCGTTGTAGGTCTTGTACGCCCTCAAGCCCCGGCGATCTCCATGGTGATGTCCTTGTCCAATAGTTTTTCATGAGGCCTGCCGAACCGGCATCTTTTTCCATGTATGACCTCTTTGGACGACCTTCCTCCAGGAAGCATCGGCAGGATGTCCTCCTCGACATCCACAACGATGTCCAGCAGGAATGGCACATCGGACCTTAACGCCTTCTCGAACGCCTCCGCCAGCTCCGATGGCCTCTCCACCCTCAGGGCGTCTGCCCCATACGACCGGGCGAGCTTGACGAAGTCTGGGTTCCTTTCAAGATTGGTCCCAGAATATCGGCCGTCGTTCAACAGCTTCTGCCACTGTCTCACCATGCCGAGCCAGCTGTTATTGAGAAGACATATCACCACAGGAAGGTCCTCGGACATCGCCGTCGCGAACTCCTTTGAGACCATTTGGAGCGACCCGTCGCCGGCTATGTCGACCACCTGCTTATCACGGTGGGCGTACTTTACGCCCAGAGATGCTGGGAACCCGAAGCCCATGGTCCCCATCCCTCCAGATGAGATGAAATGCCCAGGCGTCCTCATCCTCAGGAAGTGAGCTGCCCACATCTGGTTCTGCCCCACCTCCGTGCAGACATATGCATCGTCCGAAAGCGCCTTCCTGAGCTCCAGCATCACCTTCTGTGGTTTGATGGGCATCTCGTCTATGTCCATCTCACAATCGCAGATCTGGCGAAGGTGGACCATCCTTTTGCACCACTCGCTGCCCGCCTTTGCCCTCGAGAGTCCTTTTATCAGGAGCTGGAGGGCCTTCCGCGCATCGCCCACGATCCGCACCTTCGTTCTCTTGTTCTTGCCCGCCTCCATAGGGTCGATGTCGATATGGATTATCTTGGTCGATTCGGGAAGGTCGGTCGGAAGTCCTGTGGACCTGTCGCTGAACCGCGACCCGACCACGAGCATGACGTCGCAGCTCTCATATGCTCTCCTCGCCACCTCTCTGCCGTGCATGCCCAACATCCCCATGGCCAATGGGTGGTCCTCTGGGATGATGCCCTTGCCCATCATCGTGGTCGCCACCGGGGCCATGAGCATCTCGGCCAGTTTGCGGACCTCTTCGCCGGCATGAGACCAGATGGCCCCCCCTCCGACGAGCATCATGGGCCGCTCCGCATCCCGTAGCAGTTTCACCGCTTCCAACACCCTCGACATATCCTCGACGGGACAAGGGGCGTGGAACTCCTCATAAAGGGCCTCATCGGCGATCTGTTTCCATAGCACGTCCACAGGCAGATCGATGTGCACTGGGCCCATGCGACCGGTCGTAGCGATACCCCATCCTTTCTTGATGGCCTCCGGTATCCTGTTGGGATCAAGCACCCTGAAACTGTGTTTTGTTATGGGCATCATCAGGGAGAAGATGTCCGCTTCTTGGAACGCGTTCTCGCCCAGCATCTGTGTGGAGACCTGACCAGTGATGACCATCATCGGCGAGGAATCCGCATAGGCGGTGGCCACGCCTGTAACAAGGTTCGTCGCACCAGGTCCTGATGTTGACATGCATATCCCAGGCCTGCCAGTGGAACGAGCGTACCCATCGGCCATGTGGGCGGCCCCCTGCTCATGGCGGACAAGGACATGGTGGATCGAAGAGTCCAAAAGGTCATCATATATCGGTAGCGTGTTTGCGCCTGGGTAACCGAATATCACATCTGCTCCCTGACCTTCCAGCAATTTTAGGACTGCCTTCGATCCTCTCATATCATTACCATCCTGGTATCTCCTTCAGTACTCATTTCCATAGTAGTTGACAAGCTATGTTCACGCGCCTGATATGTTGGGGGTCCAATCGAACTTATCGATATCGCCGTTCTGCGCCCATCTGCACCTTCCACGGATGACGGCCTTTGAGGACTGCCCTCCTGGCTGCATCGGAAGTATGTCCTCTTCCGGGTCTGTATGGATATCGATCAAGAACGGGACGTCCGACGAGAACGCCCTCTTGAATGCCTCAGCCAGCTCCGATGGCCTCTCGACCTTCACCGCCGCCGCGCCATAGGCCTCGGCCAGTTTGACGAAGTCCGGGTTCCTCTGGAGGTTCGTTCCAGAGTATCTCTTGTCGGCGAACAGTTTCTGCCATTGCTTCACCATGCCTAGCCAGTTATTGTTAAGGAGGCACACCACCACCGGGAGGTCTTCATTGACCGCGGTCGCGAACTCCTGCACGACCATCTGCAGAGAGCCATCCCCTGCTATATCGACCACCTGTTTGTCCCTGTGCGCGTACTTGACCCCTATCGATGCTGGGAACCCGAAGCCCATCGTCCCGAGCCCACCCGATGTTATGAAATGGCGGGGCGTCCTCATGCGGAGGAGATGTGCCGCCCACATCTGGTTCTGCCCCACCTCCGTGCAGACATACGCGTCGTCCGCAAGGGCCTTTCGCAGCTCGCATATGACCTTCTGCGGTTTGATGGGAGGCTCGCTGATGTCCATGTCGCAGTCGCACATCTCCCGAAGGCGTTTCATGCGCATGGACCACTCGCTGTCACCCTTAGATTTTCCAAGACC
This genomic window from Methanomassiliicoccales archaeon contains:
- the ilvC gene encoding ketol-acid reductoisomerase, which gives rise to MAKIYHDSDADLKVLKGKKIAVIGFGSQGKAQSMCLKDSGLDVVVGLRKGGRSWDEAKKNGMKVAAVADAVKDADVVMILLPDEVQGEVYKTEIAPNLKPGAALDFAHGFSIVFKEIKPPKNVDVIMMAPKSPGPMVRQTFVEGFGVPALIAVEHDHTGKAKEIALALAKGIGATKAGVIETTFTEEATSDLFGEQAVLCGGVTALVEAGFETLVKNGYQPEIAYFECLHELKLIVDLFQRGGMMHMWTNVSNTAEYGGLSRRSRLITDETRKEMALMLKEIQEGKFAKEWMKDAKSGMKKLQKLEKEEAESEIEVVGKNIRSLFEFQPPAEKKAAEAAPKKKPVKKPGTKRSAAKTRKRTSAKK
- the ilvB gene encoding biosynthetic-type acetolactate synthase large subunit; this translates as MRGSKAVLKLLEGQGADVIFGYPGANTLPIYDDLLDSSIHHVLVRHEQGAAHMADGYARSTGRPGICMSTSGPGATNLVTGVATAYADSSPMMVITGQVSTQMLGENAFQEADIFSLMMPITKHSFRVLDPNRIPEAIKKGWGIATTGRMGPVHIDLPVDVLWKQIADEALYEEFHAPCPVEDMSRVLEAVKLLRDAERPMMLVGGGAIWSHAGEEVRKLAEMLMAPVATTMMGKGIIPEDHPLAMGMLGMHGREVARRAYESCDVMLVVGSRFSDRSTGLPTDLPESTKIIHIDIDPMEAGKNKRTKVRIVGDARKALQLLIKGLSRAKAGSEWCKRMVHLRQICDCEMDIDEMPIKPQKVMLELRKALSDDAYVCTEVGQNQMWAAHFLRMRTPGHFISSGGMGTMGFGFPASLGVKYAHRDKQVVDIAGDGSLQMVSKEFATAMSEDLPVVICLLNNSWLGMVRQWQKLLNDGRYSGTNLERNPDFVKLARSYGADALRVERPSELAEAFEKALRSDVPFLLDIVVDVEEDILPMLPGGRSSKEVIHGKRCRFGRPHEKLLDKDITMEIAGA